A part of Bacillus rossius redtenbacheri isolate Brsri chromosome 1, Brsri_v3, whole genome shotgun sequence genomic DNA contains:
- the LOC134534834 gene encoding uncharacterized protein LOC134534834 translates to MAVCLETDVDAAPRAIVRWRSSYSAAEALNLLLIAAPQARPRRLRRRDSYCAAIEAGMPAVQPPAAPSPSLAAREKTRGKRGRLERLVLLARQVQRLVNRGPA, encoded by the coding sequence ATGGCGGTGTGTCTGGAGACAGACGTGGACGCCGCGCCGAGAGCCATCGTGCGGTGGCGCAGCAGCTACAGCGCAGCAGAGGCGCTGAACCTGCTGCTGATAGCCGCTCCGCAGGCCAGGCCGCGCAGGCTGCGCCGGCGGGACAGCTACTGCGCTGCGATAGAGGCCGGCATGCCTGCAGTGCAGCCTCCCGCAGCGCCGAGCCCGAGCCTTGCAGCCCGGGAGAAGACACGGGGGAAGCGAGGCCGCCTGGAGCGACTAGTGCTGCTGGCGAGGCAGGTTCAGCGCCTCGTCAACCGTGGGCCTGCCTGA